Within the Trichoderma breve strain T069 chromosome 3, whole genome shotgun sequence genome, the region tTCTTAGGAGGAGCGGACAAGAGCACAAGGTCAACGCGGATCTGTCGGGAACCAAAAGCCGGGCTAACGACAAGGGAGGGAAGCACATCAGTGGACTGAGCATTGCCAGGGGCGGGAATGGTGAAGACGGTGCCGTTCTCAACGGGGTTCAAGTTCTCATCGGTAGACTTGGCGATCCAAGAATCCTCCGGGAACAGGACTTGCTGCTTGTGGAGGGAACCAGTCAGGCCTTGGTACGGGACAGAGAGGGCAGTGCCGTCTGTGCCGTTGACGGTGATGTAGCCGGACCACAGACCAAGGCGCTTTGCGTCAACGCCCTTGGGAGGAGTAGGGAGGACATCAATGGTGATGGACTTTCCAGCAGGGAGCGTCACTTGCTGCAGAGCAAGCTTGACAGAGGCGTGAGCCGCGATGGCCTCGTTGGGGAAAGCAGCCGGGTAGGGGCTGTCGCCTGACAGAGTGTAGAATGTGTTGGTGGGGACGTGGTTGAGCTTGTAGGTGACCCTCTGCTTGCTGGTGTTCTTGAGGGTGATTTGCCTCTTGCGGACAAAGTGGTCAGTGTCGTTGAAGGTCAAGCTGGATGGAGACAGAAGAGTGGTAGCGAAAGCGGCGTCATAGGCCTGGATGAGACCACCACCCTGCTGAGCGACGGGAGCGAGGAAGTCGTAGAATTGAGCACCGTCGTTGAATACCTGGGGGTTGGCAGTTGTGGCCAGCAGGTTCTCAATAAGAACAGGGTCAAAGGTTCCGCGAGCCTGAGCAACcagagcaacagcagcagcagtcaagGGGCAGGCCATCGAGGTACCGGAAAGGGTGGCATATCCTCCGAGAGCGACGGGGTAGGTGGACAGAATGTTGCCACCAGGAGAGCTGATTTGAGGCTTGACGTCCACCTCCCAGGTAGGTCCCCAGGATGTGTACGTGCTAAGAGCACCGCCAGTCGCCTTGTTGTCGGCGAATTGAATTTGCTTGGTGGCTGAATCCGGGTCAACCATCGACAAGGTAACAGTCTTtccggccttgatggcagcaaTGAAAGCCGCACCAGTCGAGTCCTGAACCATGCCGGCGGCGGTAATCTGGGTTACAGTGCTAACATCGACGGACAGTGCACCAGCAATGTTGTTGTAGTAGAGGAGGTACTTGGCGCCCTTGGCAGCAACATTCTGGGCCTTCTGGACAAAGGTGCAGGTACCGCGACGAACAAGTACAATATAGTTGGAGAGATCAGGAGTGTTATCGGGGAGAGGTGAGCAGGCATCATCAGGAATTGTGGTGTCGAGAGTCACAGCGTAGACAGGCTTGGTCACTCCCTTCCAGGCCTTGGAGGAAGAGACATAGCCAAACTGCTGAGaatcgccattgtcaacctTGTAgctggagagggagaagacggTGGGGATGTTCTTGTTGTCAACAGACGCAACAGCGAGAACCTTCTTTCCGTTGGCCGCCGTGCTGGCAAAGAACAGACCGTGATCACCATCGTTTCCGGCAGAGACAGTGCAAGGAACACCAGCCTCGACGATGCGGCTGACAGCAACAGCCCAAGGCTCCTCAGCCCAGCCAGAGGGACCGCCAATGGAGGCAGTGATGATCTGAGCGCCATCCTCAAATGCCTTGTTGTATGCAGCAATCAAAACATCGTTACCGGCCTGGCCCTCGCAGCCAAAGACTCGGTAAGCACCAAGAGTGACGTCGGGAGCGCCACCAGTGAAGCCGTATGGGTTCTCCTGAGCGGCAATGATACCAGCGACGTGAGAGCCGTGACCGGCGCAGTCCTTGGGATCATTGTCAGGCACAGGGGTGTTGAAACCGCTGTAGTTGTCACCGACCAAATCGGTACCGAATGATACCAGACAGCCTGCGCCAAAGCAGCCACCAAGAGCAGGGTGAGTGTAGTCAATCTATCATCTTTGTAAGTCAATGTCTAACAAAGGGAGGGCACTCTTAAGGGCGATGGGTTTCTACTCACGCCTGTGTCAATGACGGCAACCTTGACGCCCTTGCCTGTATATCCCTTGGCCCGCAGCTTGTCAATCTGGACCATCTGATGGGGAGGGAAGTTGCTTGGGTCAGTCGGGCTGACATCTCTAGCCTGGATAGCAGgagagctgctgctagcaaCCCACTCGACCTTTGGATTGGGGGCCTGGATGAGGGTGACGGGCCACATGTTCTTGACCGCGGGCAGCTGAGCCATCTTCTGTGCCTTGCTCTCATGGTTGGAGAGGTCCTTGAGTTGGACTGAGACACCCTTGAACAGCTTGTAGTTGAACTTCATGCGAGTTGAGCCCTCGCCGTTGAGCTGCTTGTAAAAAGCGGCCGTGTCCTATTGGAGTCCCGTCAGCATTTGCCACCGCGGTAGGCAACGTGCCCAGTGCCAACGGCTGAGCGAGACTCACCTGGTCATTCTCAAACTCAAAGATGTAGGCGCCGGGGACGACTTTCGACGTCTGGCCAGAGCCTCGGGCAATGACCCCGGAGATGGTCGCCAGCAGCGACACAAACAGAGCTGAGCGCACCATCTTCTCAACTTTCCACTTGTCTGGCTATGGAAAGGGTTTGCAACGGCGCAATGCTTGCAGAACGATGAGGAGAGACAATGAAAGCTGCTCTCTGCCCTCTTCAAGCCAACGTCTAGGATGAAGGGGATGTCTCCCGGTATAAGTACTCACTCCCTCGAGGCCATCCCGCGGCCCTGCAGCTCGAGCTGCCAAGCACGGCTTGATTCAGAAGCACCTCTCGGGACCCTGGAGAAACGGGGTTTTCGTCGCCACGACGACTTAGAATGCCCATCCACATCCAGGACGCGCTTCTCATGCGGCAGgcaggacaaggacaacGACGGGCTGGGACCTGAATGTTCACTAGACCCCTTGCCGCTGTGGCGCCAGGGGTTCACGGCTGGCTTCCCCCATGTCTAGCCTCACGATAGCGGTAGTATTTTTGTGCGACTTGCATCCGCCAagatctctctctttgtctgggCAGCTTCCGAGGTCAGAAATTGAAGCACGCGATGAGGTTATATGCGGGGTCAGCTTCCAAGAGAGGAGCGGCAGACGTTTAGATCTCCAATCGCCACTACCATTTTCACCTACCTCTTTGGGACAGTCGGCCGTTGGCGAACCAGCCTCATGTCAAGGCTCGAGCCACAGCGACTGAGGCGGAGCAAAAACGGCACCGGCCGATGCGGAACGTTTGCAATGAGATGGCCGACTATCGCTCGTTGAAGCGTTCAGTGCTTGTAATGGAACTAGTTTTACCTCTTTATCAAGGCGGCCTATGGGAACGAGTCGAAGACAGGTACCCGTGACGCTGAGAAATTGTGCGACGGACCACAGGGATGCAATATATTTGGGCGGCTGCAGATAGGTGGCATTCCTTATACGTGATCATCCGGGACAATATTCCTGTACGAGTGCTTGCATTGTGTTGGTGATGCACAACAAGTAACAACAACACGGCTCTCCACCGCGCCCTTCCTCTACACGGTTGACGAGACGTCAAAATGGCCTGGCCCGCCTGGGTAGCATCTGGCGGTCGGCATGCTCCGGTGAGGCATATTGACAAGTgggggatggagatggacgtGCTCCATGGAAATCATTTCAGCAAAGCCTCGGTCGAGTAGCACGGCATTGTTGACCTAGGTATGATTTATGCGGATGCCAACACATGAGGGCGAGACGAGCGATTGATGCAAGAACCCACCAGGCCATTGTATTGCGCCGCCGGTCTACGGCAAAAGGGctccgctgctgcttgggaGAGCGGCTGTCGGTCGATATGCAGGTCAAGGCTCGAGGTAAGCTTGATTATTAGCTATGATTGCCGACGAGAACTGGCTCCGCACTCGGTACGGAGCATCTATCGTCTTCGTTGCACCACCGCCCCTGTAAGCTACGCAAAGCCTCCTCGCCAATGGACGCAACACAAGGACAGACGAAGAATTTTGAATCGTGTCCTGCCTGCTTTTCGTATCTAGCATCGAGGCTCGACTCTGTAGAACAAGTTCTCGTGTCATGTAAGAATGTCAATGAAGAACCATCTGAACTCGAATCCAAACACGGCGGCCATTAGATGTCGCGAGCCACGCGAAGATAACCTAATGACTATCTGGATGACAGCTGCGAAGCAGACTTTAATGAAAGCACGCAACAGCTCTTGCGAAAGTGCAGAGTCTAACCCCGAAAATCCTTCTCCCCGCCGGCTTGGCAAAGATATCAGTTGGCTTCACACAACAACCCTCAAACCCCTGCCAGCACAAAGTTCCCTTATCAAGCACCTCTTCTGTCGTGGTGCTAGTTCGAAGGACTATTGCGGACTTTTGTATCTGCTCTTGGCTCGTTCGGTAAGGTAGGAAAACAAACTTCCCAGTCGGTGCTAATTTGTGGCTGGCACCATCAGCAAGGACCTTTTTTAACCTTGCCGCAACGCCAAGATAGCGCTGTCTTAATATTATGGGGCTTGGTCCTGGAATCGGAGGGCATCGAGGCTAATCGCTTCGTTGACAGCGAAATTGCATGTGCCGGGATGAATCAAGTATAATTCCGACTATGCCCCGAGATGGTCCttgttgtgcttgtgctAGACGAATCATCAGCACAAGAGTGAATACGAGTATGAATGGCTTTGCAGAGTATCACAGCGTCGAGCAGAGAGACAGACGAGACGACATGACGATCGGCGGGTTTGCAGCGATCCCATAGACACCCACCAATAGCAATTCCACAGGCCAAGATTCCCCATCTTGAATCATCCTTGCTGGAAGCCGCTGGCCAAGACCGTCAAACACCAGTTACATTGCTCTCGCCGCGGCCTTCTGGCCCAAGATGGCACTTATTTGGAGCCCATGGATGGCGCCCAAGATGCACCTGAAGACATAATAAATAACCCCAATGTCCTGAAGCCGGAGCCATTTCAGCACAATGCAATGGATGGCCAATCTCTCTGGAACATGCCCATCGCCACGACACGCTACCCCAGATTCGGCATTGGCAAAAAAGTGCCCCTGCTAGGCTtggatcaaatcaatccAACCAGGCACTTTCGACGCGGTGGGCCGTTTGGCGTGCCAAGAGGAGCGACAAAGATTCCATGCTTTGGCCGCcacgatgatggcgatggtcGAATGCTTTTCTTGGCTAATCAAACGCCATTTTACGGGAGCAGAAATTTTGCTTTACTATGAATCAATTGAGGCCCCTTGTGTTTGTGAAGAGCTTTTCGTCCTCGTGGCGCGTTGTCGTCGTGTTGAGTCCTCTAAATTGATATTTTGAAAAGGTCAATTTCCGAATACAGGAGAGATGCTTGTGGAAGTTTCTCAATTTCATTTATGAAAACACTCAGGAGCTTATGATTTCAAGTACCATTCATTGCTATTCAATTGGTGTTGCCGTGCTGA harbors:
- a CDS encoding subtilase family domain-containing protein — its product is MVRSALFVSLLATISGVIARGSGQTSKVVPGAYIFEFENDQDTAAFYKQLNGEGSTRMKFNYKLFKGVSVQLKDLSNHESKAQKMAQLPAVKNMWPVTLIQAPNPKVEWVASSSSPAIQARDVSPTDPSNFPPHQMVQIDKLRAKGYTGKGVKVAVIDTGIDYTHPALGGCFGAGCLVSFGTDLVGDNYSGFNTPVPDNDPKDCAGHGSHVAGIIAAQENPYGFTGGAPDVTLGAYRVFGCEGQAGNDVLIAAYNKAFEDGAQIITASIGGPSGWAEEPWAVAVSRIVEAGVPCTVSAGNDGDHGLFFASTAANGKKVLAVASVDNKNIPTVFSLSSYKVDNGDSQQFGYVSSSKAWKGVTKPVYAVTLDTTIPDDACSPLPDNTPDLSNYIVLVRRGTCTFVQKAQNVAAKGAKYLLYYNNIAGALSVDVSTVTQITAAGMVQDSTGAAFIAAIKAGKTVTLSMVDPDSATKQIQFADNKATGGALSTYTSWGPTWEVDVKPQISSPGGNILSTYPVALGGYATLSGTSMACPLTAAAVALVAQARGTFDPVLIENLLATTANPQVFNDGAQFYDFLAPVAQQGGGLIQAYDAAFATTLLSPSSLTFNDTDHFVRKRQITLKNTSKQRVTYKLNHVPTNTFYTLSGDSPYPAAFPNEAIAAHASVKLALQQVTLPAGKSITIDVLPTPPKGVDAKRLGLWSGYITVNGTDGTALSVPYQGLTGSLHKQQVLFPEDSWIAKSTDENLNPVENGTVFTIPAPGNAQSTDVLPSLVVSPAFGSRQIRVDLVLLSAPPKNTKIKTTKFLDTTSIGQPAGAPVLWASRGPTPLSWSGELTDNKFAPPGTYKAVFHALRIFGNEKKKEDWDVSESPAFTIKYA